A stretch of Acidobacteriota bacterium DNA encodes these proteins:
- a CDS encoding HAD-IA family hydrolase has translation MKFEGIIFDLDGTIIDSYPVTIDAFIKVLKKWGKRDFTPDEIYLLLGPSEKKIFSDFVRKDDLEKCFNEYLKMFMDRLDEINLYDGFPDTIIEIKRRNKKIGIFTGRGRELSLFLIKEKGLAEHIDSLVSSEDLKNPKPSPEGVLKLCKELQISPSNVLHVGDSFLDITSGRLAGVVTGGALWGTMSKKKLMEANPDYLFNTPFEILNILTN, from the coding sequence ATGAAATTTGAAGGAATTATATTTGACCTCGATGGAACCATAATTGATTCTTACCCTGTGACGATAGATGCCTTTATAAAAGTTTTAAAGAAATGGGGAAAGCGGGATTTCACTCCCGATGAAATATATCTTCTCCTCGGACCTTCTGAGAAGAAAATATTTTCAGATTTTGTAAGAAAAGATGATTTAGAAAAATGCTTCAATGAATATCTCAAAATGTTTATGGATAGATTGGATGAAATAAACTTATATGATGGATTCCCAGATACAATCATTGAAATAAAGAGGAGAAACAAGAAAATTGGAATATTTACAGGAAGGGGAAGGGAGCTTTCCTTATTTTTAATCAAAGAGAAGGGATTAGCTGAACACATAGATTCTCTTGTTTCAAGTGAAGATTTAAAAAATCCAAAACCAAGCCCTGAGGGAGTTTTGAAATTATGTAAAGAACTTCAAATTTCTCCCTCAAATGTGCTTCATGTTGGAGATTCTTTTTTAGACATTACATCAGGAAGATTAGCAGGAGTCGTGACAGGAGGAGCCTTATGGGGAACTATGAGCAAGAAAAAATTAATGGAAGCAAACCCTGATTATCTTTTTAACACCCCTTTTGAAATTTTGAATATATTAACCAATTGA
- a CDS encoding DUF1343 domain-containing protein, with translation MIRKVKNKIIFTSALIFIVSICILVLVAFASKNIKNVVVSEKQKRVKPGVEVFLENNLALVKGKKVGLITNPTGVDSNLQSIIELFYNNPEINLVALYGPEHGVRGNAQAGEYVPFYMDEKYKLPVFSLYGQSMKPEPGMLKNIDEYMRSFDTTKTGKIPESSMVKRIDVMIFDIQDVGTRVYTYIATMAYCMQACAENGIDFIVLDRPNPINGLNIEGPILEYPEFSSFVGLYPIPVRHGMTVGELAKFFNDKFFEKKVNLTVIPMKGWRREMWYDDTSLPWVIPSPNMPTLDTATVYPGQVFLEGTNISEGRGTTKPFEIFGAPWIDGYELIKKLNELNLSGIKFREAWFKPTFSKYQGELCGGAQIYVTDRNQYKPFESTLYIIKTIMDMYPNNFRFHKDYFDKIMGNPKIGEALEKGIDVKEMIKSYKKDLDNFYKLRESYLLYE, from the coding sequence ATGATTAGAAAAGTTAAAAATAAAATAATTTTTACAAGTGCTTTGATATTCATAGTAAGTATTTGTATTTTAGTTTTAGTCGCATTTGCAAGCAAGAATATAAAAAACGTGGTTGTTTCAGAGAAACAAAAAAGAGTAAAACCTGGAGTGGAAGTTTTTCTTGAGAACAATTTAGCTCTTGTTAAAGGTAAAAAAGTGGGGTTGATAACAAATCCAACTGGAGTGGATAGTAATTTACAAAGTATAATTGAGCTTTTTTACAATAACCCAGAAATTAATCTTGTGGCTTTGTATGGCCCTGAGCACGGAGTAAGAGGAAATGCCCAGGCTGGAGAATATGTTCCTTTTTACATGGATGAAAAATATAAACTCCCTGTATTCAGCCTTTACGGACAATCCATGAAACCTGAGCCAGGAATGCTAAAAAATATAGATGAATACATGCGCTCGTTCGATACCACAAAGACAGGGAAGATTCCTGAAAGTTCAATGGTTAAAAGAATAGATGTGATGATTTTTGACATTCAGGATGTAGGTACGAGAGTTTATACATACATTGCAACGATGGCTTATTGCATGCAGGCCTGCGCTGAAAATGGGATTGATTTTATAGTTTTAGATAGACCAAATCCTATAAATGGGTTAAATATTGAAGGCCCAATACTGGAGTATCCAGAATTTAGTTCTTTTGTGGGTCTTTATCCGATACCTGTAAGACATGGAATGACTGTCGGAGAATTGGCAAAATTTTTCAACGATAAATTTTTTGAAAAAAAGGTAAATTTAACGGTTATTCCAATGAAAGGATGGAGAAGGGAGATGTGGTATGATGATACATCTCTTCCCTGGGTGATTCCATCCCCAAACATGCCCACACTTGATACAGCAACTGTCTACCCTGGTCAGGTTTTCTTGGAAGGTACAAACATATCTGAAGGTAGAGGAACAACAAAGCCCTTTGAAATTTTTGGTGCTCCATGGATTGATGGATATGAGCTAATTAAAAAACTCAATGAGCTAAATCTTTCAGGAATAAAGTTCAGGGAAGCTTGGTTTAAACCTACATTTTCAAAGTATCAAGGAGAATTATGCGGAGGAGCACAGATATATGTAACTGACAGAAATCAATATAAACCGTTTGAATCCACACTTTACATAATAAAAACAATAATGGATATGTATCCGAATAATTTCAGATTCCATAAGGACTACTTTGATAAAATAATGGGAAACCCAAAGATAGGAGAAGCTCTTGAAAAAGGTATTGATGTAAAAGAGATGATAAAAAGTTATAAAAAAGATTTAGATAATTTTTATAAGCTGAGGGAATCTTATTTACTGTATGAATGA
- a CDS encoding HD domain-containing phosphohydrolase — protein MEKEKILIVDDEETIRELLLEFLEGQGYECVTASNAEEALKIFKGENNFSLLITDIRMPGKSGLELLKELKEIDPHMGIIMMSALKDINIAIDAMTLGAYDYVIKPFKLSEVVINVKRGLEKRRLVLENLRYQKHLEEMVEERTNELKKALEELNETYNETLNSLILALDFRDTETHGHSNRVTEYAIKIAESYGIEDKDELITLRRAALLHDIGKIAIPDYILRKPEKLSPEEWETMKTHSEIGYNMMRKVKFLQPASIIVLYHHENYDGTGYPYGKKNDEIPLGARIFAVADALDALTSDRPYRKAYSFEYAREEIKKNSGTQFDPKIIEAFLSVDLEVWKKISEEIQIKLSKT, from the coding sequence ATGGAGAAAGAAAAAATCTTGATAGTTGATGATGAAGAAACAATAAGAGAGTTACTTTTAGAATTTCTTGAAGGCCAAGGTTATGAATGTGTTACAGCATCTAATGCTGAAGAGGCTCTAAAAATTTTTAAGGGAGAAAATAATTTTTCTTTACTAATTACTGATATAAGAATGCCAGGCAAAAGCGGCCTTGAACTGCTCAAAGAGCTAAAGGAGATTGACCCTCACATGGGAATTATTATGATGTCAGCTCTTAAAGATATCAACATTGCTATAGATGCAATGACTCTTGGTGCTTATGATTACGTGATAAAACCATTTAAACTCTCAGAAGTTGTAATAAATGTAAAAAGAGGTCTTGAAAAAAGAAGGCTTGTTCTGGAGAATCTAAGATACCAGAAACATCTGGAGGAGATGGTTGAGGAGAGAACAAATGAATTAAAAAAAGCGTTAGAGGAACTAAACGAGACATACAATGAAACTTTAAATTCCTTGATACTTGCTCTTGATTTCAGAGATACTGAGACCCATGGTCATTCCAATAGAGTAACTGAATATGCAATAAAAATAGCTGAATCTTATGGTATTGAAGATAAAGATGAACTTATCACTCTTCGAAGAGCAGCTTTATTGCACGACATTGGTAAGATTGCGATTCCAGATTATATCCTCAGAAAGCCAGAGAAGTTATCCCCGGAAGAATGGGAAACAATGAAAACACACTCAGAGATTGGTTATAACATGATGAGGAAAGTTAAATTCCTTCAACCCGCTTCGATCATAGTTCTTTACCATCATGAAAATTATGATGGAACAGGGTATCCTTATGGAAAGAAAAACGATGAAATTCCCTTAGGGGCGAGAATTTTTGCTGTAGCCGATGCTTTAGATGCATTAACTTCGGATAGGCCCTACAGAAAGGCTTACTCTTTTGAATATGCCAGAGAGGAAATTAAGAAAAACTCCGGAACTCAATTTGACCCTAAAATTATTGAAGCTTTCTTATCCGTAGATTTAGAGGTATGGAAAAAAATATCAGAGGAAATACAAATAAAATTATCTAAAACCTAA
- a CDS encoding putative manganese transporter has translation MSELFPEVIKETLEITFLVLLTMITIDVVSVFTKGKLDEFLKNKKYMQYVTASFLGTIPGCFGGFTNVSLYIHRLISFGAITGGMIASSGDEAFVMISLFPKKALFLFLLLFISGIIFGILIDYIYPLFKIKPCTECVLQEYHAEDFSFSHYLKVHVWDHLLKKHLWKLFIWTFLTLLSIEFLMKFWNLETFVKNNLLLVFLFAAALAILPESGPHLIFVMMFSKGMIPFSVLFVSAFAQDGHGMLPMLSYSIKDFFYIKFFNIIIGLLIGVILFGFGY, from the coding sequence ATGAGTGAACTTTTCCCTGAAGTAATTAAAGAAACACTGGAGATCACATTCCTGGTTTTATTGACGATGATTACCATAGATGTTGTTTCAGTGTTTACGAAAGGAAAGCTTGATGAATTTTTAAAAAATAAAAAATACATGCAATATGTTACAGCCTCTTTTCTGGGAACTATACCTGGATGTTTTGGTGGATTTACGAATGTTTCCCTTTATATACACAGACTTATAAGTTTTGGAGCGATTACTGGAGGAATGATTGCCTCATCAGGAGATGAAGCATTTGTAATGATTTCATTATTTCCCAAAAAAGCTCTTTTTTTATTTCTACTTTTATTTATTTCTGGGATTATCTTTGGAATTCTCATAGATTATATCTACCCCCTATTTAAGATAAAGCCCTGCACTGAATGTGTTCTTCAAGAATATCATGCTGAGGATTTTTCTTTTTCTCATTATCTAAAAGTCCACGTTTGGGACCATCTGTTAAAAAAGCATCTGTGGAAATTATTTATCTGGACATTCTTAACTCTTCTGTCGATTGAGTTTCTTATGAAATTCTGGAATCTTGAGACATTTGTAAAAAATAATCTATTACTTGTATTTCTATTTGCTGCAGCTCTTGCAATACTACCTGAATCTGGACCCCATTTAATATTTGTTATGATGTTCTCAAAGGGAATGATACCTTTCTCAGTTCTCTTTGTAAGTGCTTTTGCGCAGGATGGTCATGGCATGCTTCCGATGTTATCGTATTCAATAAAAGATTTCTTTTATATTAAATTTTTTAATATAATTATAGGACTCCTCATAGGAGTTATATTGTTCGGATTTGGATATTAA
- the priA gene encoding primosomal protein N' — MNNQLVEVALPLPIINNFIYKVPEDLRDKVSTGKRVRVSFKNRHYTGFIVNSSPEQTISGEIKEVEEIIDDEVLITEDVFLMCKKVSEYFFCSLGELLSSIPLSNRKAEFKDLSRSENLELKRIPDILIEFLKEKKPLLIKGSRDERINMYIALAINEVEKGKNVLILFPEVSDLEYFEEIIRPQRLKTSFISGKLSKRKKEIEWVEIKNGMRTIISGTFPVLFYSIPNLSLIIIDGEEGLSYIKQNSPKYNIKEVAFIKAQLMNSSIILGSDSPSVESIFKVKRKDFSFYELDNDRKKSLRVKFLRSKKVISDELKNEIDKNLKQKNKMIFFVNRKGLGSFLVCNNCGFIKNCKNCNIPLRFHQENLLICHFCGYSENVERLCPGCKSKLRAVGWFGTERVYHELKSIYPEKKIEILDLERCRSKKAQNKIWQEFLYNNTEIMIGTQLILSYKHFDRIRIPLLVLLNPESSLSFPDYRFSENTFHIIDKLLLSVEDEGKVIVQSSGHLHYSIISPLSFNNDLFYKEELLYREIMQYPPFFSIVKLLIPGRKRRSIGTKARKILETIKIHENGFKVYGPNFAPISKLKGLWRVQLILKGDITEIRKFLRENIDVFLKEKINIEINPLSTL, encoded by the coding sequence ATGAATAATCAACTCGTTGAAGTTGCCCTTCCTTTACCAATAATAAATAATTTCATATATAAAGTGCCTGAAGATTTAAGGGATAAAGTTTCAACAGGAAAAAGGGTGAGGGTTTCTTTTAAGAACAGGCATTATACAGGATTCATAGTGAATTCCTCACCAGAACAGACCATCTCAGGAGAAATAAAAGAAGTGGAAGAAATCATAGATGATGAGGTATTGATAACAGAGGATGTTTTTCTTATGTGTAAAAAAGTTTCAGAGTATTTTTTTTGCAGCTTAGGAGAATTGTTATCTTCGATACCTTTGTCTAATAGAAAGGCAGAGTTTAAAGACCTTTCCAGATCAGAAAATCTCGAACTTAAAAGAATTCCAGATATTTTAATAGAATTTCTTAAGGAAAAAAAACCTTTATTAATAAAGGGGTCTCGGGATGAAAGAATAAATATGTATATAGCCCTTGCAATTAATGAAGTAGAAAAAGGGAAAAATGTCTTGATCCTATTTCCTGAGGTTTCTGATCTTGAATACTTTGAAGAAATAATTAGACCTCAAAGACTCAAGACTTCATTTATTTCCGGAAAATTAAGCAAGAGGAAAAAAGAAATTGAATGGGTTGAGATAAAAAATGGAATGAGAACCATTATTTCAGGAACATTTCCTGTTCTTTTTTATTCTATCCCAAATTTATCTCTGATAATAATCGATGGAGAAGAGGGTCTTTCTTACATAAAACAGAACAGTCCAAAATATAATATAAAAGAAGTTGCTTTTATTAAAGCTCAGCTTATGAACTCCTCAATTATCCTCGGCTCTGATTCACCTTCTGTGGAATCCATTTTTAAAGTAAAAAGAAAAGATTTTTCTTTCTACGAGCTTGACAATGACAGAAAGAAATCTTTAAGGGTCAAATTTTTGAGGTCTAAAAAAGTAATATCTGATGAATTAAAAAACGAAATAGATAAAAATCTTAAGCAAAAAAATAAGATGATTTTTTTTGTTAACAGGAAGGGCTTGGGAAGTTTTTTGGTCTGCAATAATTGTGGTTTCATAAAGAATTGTAAAAATTGTAATATTCCCCTTCGTTTTCATCAGGAGAATTTATTAATATGTCATTTTTGTGGATATTCAGAAAATGTGGAGAGATTATGTCCTGGATGTAAATCAAAATTGAGAGCAGTTGGATGGTTTGGAACTGAGAGGGTCTACCATGAATTGAAATCAATTTATCCGGAAAAGAAAATAGAAATTTTAGACCTCGAAAGATGTAGAAGTAAGAAAGCTCAGAACAAGATATGGCAAGAATTTCTTTACAATAATACAGAGATAATGATTGGAACTCAATTAATTTTAAGTTATAAGCATTTTGATAGGATTAGAATTCCTCTATTAGTGCTCCTGAATCCTGAATCAAGTCTATCTTTTCCAGATTATAGGTTTTCAGAAAATACTTTTCATATAATTGATAAATTACTTCTTTCAGTTGAAGATGAAGGAAAGGTAATAGTCCAGAGCAGTGGACATCTTCATTACAGTATAATTTCTCCTCTTTCATTCAACAATGATTTATTTTATAAAGAAGAGTTATTATATAGAGAAATTATGCAGTATCCTCCCTTTTTCTCAATTGTCAAATTATTAATTCCAGGAAGGAAAAGGAGAAGTATTGGCACAAAAGCCAGAAAAATATTGGAAACAATAAAAATACATGAAAATGGGTTTAAAGTTTATGGTCCAAATTTCGCTCCGATTTCCAAATTAAAAGGATTATGGAGGGTTCAGCTGATTTTAAAAGGAGATATAACTGAGATAAGGAAATTTCTCAGAGAGAACATCGATGTATTCTTAAAGGAAAAAATCAACATCGAGATAAATCCTCTCTCCACTCTCTGA
- a CDS encoding polysaccharide deacetylase, with product MKYLTLKNFLLILSIIFIIFFAFIKVSAQQEEIPWKFPFDKVQNIVNKVRAGKDLNPKYWPNGAKVAVALSFDFDTETIALRDNRTSPSLLSQGEYGARTGIYRILNLLDKYGIPVSFFIPAISAKLHPTEIKAIMNKKRHEIGMHGWIHERNSLLSEEDEREVMKKAYETLKEITGKAPSGIRTPSWDFSPSTLKIIMELGLIYDSSLMADDKPYEILYEGKSSGIVEIPVEWILDDYPYFGMDRFSPIRPHSTPDDVLSIWKGEFAKAYDEGITFVLTMHPQIIGHRSRILMLEKLIQYIISFQNVWFATHETIANYVRSGR from the coding sequence ATGAAATATTTAACTTTAAAAAATTTTCTCTTAATTCTGAGTATTATTTTTATAATCTTCTTTGCTTTTATTAAAGTTTCAGCTCAACAGGAGGAAATTCCATGGAAATTTCCATTCGATAAAGTTCAGAATATAGTCAACAAAGTAAGAGCCGGCAAGGATTTAAACCCGAAATACTGGCCGAATGGAGCTAAAGTAGCTGTGGCATTATCTTTTGATTTTGACACTGAAACAATAGCTTTAAGGGATAATAGAACCTCTCCCTCTCTTCTTTCCCAGGGAGAATATGGAGCAAGAACAGGGATTTATCGAATTCTTAATCTCTTGGATAAATACGGAATTCCTGTATCTTTTTTTATACCTGCCATAAGTGCAAAACTACATCCGACGGAAATAAAAGCTATAATGAATAAAAAAAGGCATGAGATTGGAATGCATGGATGGATTCATGAAAGAAATTCCTTACTATCCGAGGAAGATGAAAGAGAAGTGATGAAAAAAGCTTATGAAACCTTGAAGGAAATAACTGGAAAAGCTCCTTCTGGTATAAGAACTCCTTCATGGGATTTCAGCCCATCAACACTTAAAATAATAATGGAATTGGGATTGATCTATGACAGCAGTTTAATGGCTGATGACAAGCCCTATGAGATTCTTTATGAAGGGAAGTCTTCTGGAATAGTAGAGATTCCTGTTGAATGGATTCTGGATGATTATCCCTATTTTGGAATGGACAGATTCTCCCCTATAAGACCCCATTCTACCCCTGATGATGTTCTTTCAATTTGGAAAGGAGAATTTGCAAAGGCATATGATGAAGGAATCACTTTTGTTCTAACCATGCATCCTCAAATAATCGGACACAGGTCAAGGATTTTAATGCTTGAGAAACTTATTCAGTATATAATCTCTTTTCAAAATGTATGGTTTGCAACCCATGAGACGATTGCAAATTATGTGAGGTCAGGGAGATGA